A genome region from Solirubrobacter pauli includes the following:
- a CDS encoding GntR family transcriptional regulator → MPVPERQAALDRDLLRDRAYAAIRDAIVDGTLAPGERLRDQELCTWLGLSRTPVREALNRLEQDGLVETAPQRFTRVTPLDRRAARDAFPVVAALHALATELAVPKLTEADRAALRDANNRFAEALRDGDVDAALEADDAFHGVFVTAAANAEIPRTLERLMPRIRRLERLRFGSLSGRASVKQHAEILLAAPEDAADLVKQNWLSLGALIDRSFE, encoded by the coding sequence ATGCCAGTTCCTGAGAGACAAGCGGCGCTGGATCGCGACCTGCTGCGGGACCGGGCCTACGCGGCCATCCGCGACGCCATCGTCGACGGCACGCTGGCGCCGGGCGAGCGCCTCCGCGACCAGGAGCTGTGCACCTGGCTCGGGCTGAGCCGGACGCCGGTGCGGGAGGCCCTCAACCGGCTCGAGCAGGACGGCCTCGTCGAGACCGCGCCCCAGCGCTTCACCCGCGTGACCCCGCTGGACCGACGGGCGGCGCGGGACGCGTTCCCGGTGGTCGCGGCGCTCCACGCGCTCGCGACCGAGCTCGCCGTGCCGAAGCTGACCGAGGCCGACCGCGCTGCCCTGCGGGACGCGAACAACCGGTTCGCCGAGGCGCTGCGCGACGGCGACGTCGACGCCGCGCTCGAGGCCGACGACGCCTTCCACGGCGTGTTCGTCACCGCTGCCGCGAACGCCGAGATCCCGCGCACGCTGGAGCGGTTGATGCCACGCATCCGGCGGCTGGAGCGCCTGCGCTTCGGCTCGCTGTCCGGCCGCGCGTCCGTCAAGCAGCACGCCGAGATCCTCCTCGCCGCACCCGAGGACGCGGCCGACCTCGTCAAGCAGAACTGGCTCTCGCTGGGAGCCCTCATCGACCGGAGCTTCGAATGA
- the glyA gene encoding serine hydroxymethyltransferase produces the protein MTAIAPPDIHDAETLGAARALLDAAADPAAMQREVLAAVSRNERWRGNECVNLLAPEALVSPTVRNLLSAEIGQRAAEGHIGPVNRWFAGTKHIDEVEALCVELLKRLFKSNYAEHRLVASMIGNMAVYAALTEPGDTVMTIPQPVGGHSSNRYDGPAGIRGLNILDVPYDAHELEVDLDAFAVAARAAKPKLVALGASMTLFPLPVAQIKEIVSEWDGIVFFDGAHQLGLIAGGQFQDPLREGADIITGSAGKTFSGPQSGVAVWNDPQLTQPILDAVFPALAATHQVNRVAALAAAAAELLAFGPEYMAAIVANAQTLAHALHTRGVPVLGAHKGYTRTHQVIADVREFGGGLEVAHRLARANIITNKNLLPDNTPEDWDRPHGLRIGTTEVTRLGMGELEMQAIADMIAGVLVEDRDPEHVQREALELRAGFQTVKYCFNE, from the coding sequence ATGACCGCCATCGCCCCGCCCGACATCCACGACGCCGAGACGCTCGGCGCCGCCCGTGCGCTGCTCGACGCGGCGGCCGACCCGGCGGCGATGCAGCGTGAGGTCCTGGCCGCGGTTTCGCGCAACGAGCGGTGGCGCGGCAACGAGTGCGTGAACCTGCTGGCGCCCGAAGCGCTCGTCTCCCCGACGGTCCGCAACCTCCTCAGCGCCGAGATCGGCCAGCGCGCCGCCGAGGGCCACATCGGCCCGGTCAACCGCTGGTTCGCGGGGACGAAGCACATCGACGAGGTCGAGGCGCTGTGCGTCGAGCTGCTCAAGCGGCTCTTCAAGAGCAACTACGCCGAGCACCGGCTCGTCGCGAGCATGATCGGCAACATGGCCGTGTACGCCGCGCTCACCGAGCCCGGCGACACCGTCATGACGATCCCGCAGCCCGTCGGCGGGCACAGCTCCAACCGCTACGACGGCCCCGCCGGGATCCGCGGCCTGAACATCCTCGACGTGCCCTACGACGCGCACGAGCTCGAGGTCGACCTCGACGCGTTCGCCGTCGCCGCCCGCGCCGCCAAGCCCAAGCTCGTCGCGCTCGGCGCCTCCATGACCCTGTTCCCGCTCCCGGTGGCCCAGATCAAGGAGATCGTGAGCGAGTGGGACGGCATCGTCTTCTTCGACGGCGCGCACCAGCTCGGGCTGATCGCCGGCGGCCAGTTCCAGGATCCGCTGCGCGAGGGCGCCGACATCATCACGGGCAGCGCCGGCAAGACGTTCAGCGGCCCGCAGTCGGGCGTCGCGGTCTGGAACGACCCGCAGCTGACGCAGCCGATCCTCGACGCCGTCTTCCCGGCGCTCGCCGCGACGCACCAGGTCAACCGCGTGGCCGCGCTCGCCGCCGCCGCGGCCGAGCTGCTGGCGTTCGGGCCGGAGTACATGGCCGCGATCGTCGCCAACGCGCAGACGCTCGCCCACGCGCTGCACACGCGCGGCGTGCCGGTGCTCGGCGCCCACAAGGGCTACACGCGCACGCACCAGGTGATCGCCGACGTGCGTGAGTTCGGCGGCGGGCTGGAGGTTGCGCACCGCCTCGCTCGCGCGAACATCATCACCAACAAGAACCTCCTGCCCGACAACACCCCGGAGGACTGGGACCGCCCGCACGGCCTGCGGATCGGCACCACCGAGGTCACCCGCCTCGGCATGGGCGAGCTGGAGATGCAGGCGATCGCCGACATGATCGCCGGCGTGCTCGTCGAGGACCGCGACCCCGAGCACGTCCAGCGTGAGGCGCTCGAACTGCGCGCCGGCTTCCAGACGGTCAAGTACTGCTTCAACGAATAG
- a CDS encoding transketolase-like TK C-terminal-containing protein, protein MTEEIDLEALKRVEQRVLWLATSIVHHANRVRPNRSGVKVGGHQASSASMVSLMTALYFAVLESPDRVSVKPHASPVLHAINHLLGRLDRRYLTTLRQYGGLQSYPSRTKDPDPVDYSTGSVGLGATAPIWGALAHRYVAGHFDVPRGGRQIALIGDAELDEGACWEAIADPMVSRLGEVMWVVDLNRQSLDRVVPDIAAGRLAAMFEAAGWHTVMVKYGPRLARRHDLRARIDGMPNEEYQRLLRADAPELRRRLEVDTDDLGDADLLATFRDLGGHDLASLIDGYRQADAVVDRPSVVFAYTIKGWSLPTEGHPANHSALLNHEQYRELATKLGEDADDPFRALAPGSPEAELCRATGARLKRGSTRAVPAPKVPQDLGRKHTGRASTQQAFGRFFVDLTREAPEVADRVVTVSPDVGTSTNLGGWINKAGIWSVGDRIDWFADDTDTLVRWREHDHGRHIELGIAEVNLVGMLGELGATWSRDGQPLLPVGTIYDPFVSRALEPWSFGIYAGGQSILVGTPSGVTLGPEGGAHQSVITPSIGIEQPGCIAYEPAFGQDFEWCFLHALSQLGKPGGTSAYFRLSTRPIDQSLHTGTREEAIAGGYRLKAHANPRVSIAVMGALVPEALEAAEILGDAEVVCITSADRLFRSHQARSGLGDGNPDTLTSLFRPGVPIVSLLDGHPHTLSFLGSPITCLGVQRFGQAGDIVDLYEHHEIDAESVVGAALDLMS, encoded by the coding sequence GTGACGGAGGAGATCGATCTCGAAGCGCTCAAGCGGGTCGAGCAGCGGGTCCTGTGGTTGGCGACGAGCATCGTCCACCACGCGAACCGGGTGCGCCCCAACCGCTCCGGCGTGAAAGTCGGCGGCCACCAGGCGTCGAGCGCGTCGATGGTGTCGCTCATGACCGCGCTGTACTTCGCGGTGCTCGAGAGCCCTGACCGGGTGAGCGTGAAGCCGCACGCGAGCCCGGTCCTGCACGCGATCAACCACCTCCTCGGCCGGCTCGACCGCCGCTACCTGACGACGTTGCGCCAGTACGGCGGGCTGCAGTCGTACCCGTCGCGCACGAAGGACCCGGACCCGGTCGACTACTCGACCGGCTCCGTCGGCCTCGGCGCCACCGCGCCGATCTGGGGCGCGCTCGCGCACCGCTACGTCGCCGGCCACTTCGACGTGCCGCGCGGCGGCCGCCAGATCGCGCTGATCGGCGACGCCGAGCTCGACGAGGGCGCCTGCTGGGAGGCGATCGCCGACCCGATGGTCTCCCGCCTCGGCGAGGTGATGTGGGTGGTCGACCTCAACCGGCAGTCGCTGGACCGCGTCGTCCCGGACATCGCCGCCGGCCGCCTCGCCGCGATGTTCGAGGCCGCCGGCTGGCACACCGTGATGGTCAAGTACGGCCCGCGGCTCGCGCGGCGCCACGACCTGCGCGCCCGCATCGACGGGATGCCGAACGAGGAGTACCAGCGGCTGCTGCGCGCCGACGCGCCCGAGCTGCGCCGGCGCCTGGAGGTCGACACCGACGACCTCGGCGACGCCGACCTGCTCGCCACCTTCCGCGACCTCGGCGGCCACGACCTCGCGAGCCTGATCGACGGCTACCGCCAGGCGGACGCGGTCGTCGACCGGCCGTCCGTCGTGTTCGCCTACACGATCAAGGGCTGGTCGCTGCCGACCGAGGGCCATCCCGCCAACCACTCGGCGCTGCTCAACCACGAGCAGTACCGCGAGCTCGCGACGAAGCTCGGCGAGGACGCCGACGACCCGTTCCGCGCGCTCGCGCCCGGCTCGCCCGAGGCCGAGCTGTGCCGTGCGACCGGCGCGCGGCTCAAGCGCGGCTCCACCCGCGCCGTGCCCGCCCCGAAGGTCCCGCAGGACCTGGGCCGCAAGCACACTGGCCGGGCGAGCACCCAGCAGGCCTTCGGGCGCTTCTTCGTCGACCTCACGCGCGAGGCGCCCGAGGTCGCCGACCGCGTGGTGACGGTGAGCCCGGACGTCGGCACGTCGACCAACCTCGGCGGTTGGATCAACAAGGCCGGCATCTGGTCGGTCGGCGACCGGATCGACTGGTTCGCCGACGACACGGACACGCTCGTCCGCTGGCGCGAGCACGACCACGGCCGCCACATCGAGCTCGGCATCGCGGAGGTCAACCTCGTCGGCATGCTGGGCGAGCTCGGCGCGACGTGGTCCCGCGACGGCCAGCCGCTCCTGCCGGTCGGCACGATCTACGACCCGTTCGTCAGCCGCGCGCTGGAGCCGTGGTCGTTCGGGATCTACGCCGGCGGCCAGTCGATCCTCGTCGGCACCCCGTCGGGCGTCACGCTCGGCCCTGAGGGTGGTGCGCACCAGTCGGTGATCACGCCGTCGATCGGCATCGAGCAGCCGGGGTGCATCGCCTACGAGCCCGCGTTCGGGCAGGACTTCGAGTGGTGCTTCCTGCACGCGCTCTCCCAGCTCGGCAAGCCGGGCGGGACCTCCGCGTACTTCCGGCTCTCGACGCGGCCGATCGACCAATCGCTGCACACGGGAACGCGGGAGGAGGCGATCGCCGGCGGCTACCGGCTGAAGGCCCACGCGAACCCGCGGGTGAGCATCGCCGTGATGGGCGCGCTCGTCCCCGAGGCGCTCGAGGCCGCGGAGATCCTGGGCGACGCGGAGGTCGTCTGCATCACCTCCGCCGACCGGCTGTTCCGCTCGCACCAGGCCCGCTCCGGCCTCGGCGACGGCAACCCGGACACGCTCACGAGCCTCTTCCGCCCGGGCGTCCCGATCGTCAGCCTGCTCGACGGGCACCCGCACACGCTGAGCTTCCTCGGCTCGCCGATCACCTGCCTGGGCGTGCAGCGCTTCGGCCAGGCCGGTGACATCGTCGACCTCTACGAGCACCACGAGATCGACGCCGAGTCAGTGGTTGGCGCGGCTCTCGACCTCATGAGCTAG
- a CDS encoding GGDEF domain-containing protein, with the protein MKDDNWSGAERARRIAALGVLLIAASMLGATLAGLDVRTRNLAPMSPVTCVGFIAAAIGAGALPRRHRLAVGAGLLTALTGAAGMLDSALDSGRWINRAVFDTDAAISVFTATALVLIGAAITLHGRGWVVTRRLAFAAGAIGAAAVIGFLLGVPYFYGGSRFIQMSWQAALCTVLISLAIIWSHPSGQFFSDTLSGRFARRTVPAVLGIPIVSGALATAVARAGWWEWSVAAWVMTLTAVGGLAFVVAMAVKRLEEDDRRLTELAIRDPLTGAYNRRHFLTQAENAAARARRYGESAAIAVIDLDRFKAVNDQWGHAAGDEALTRIHRALRARLRSSDVLGRIGGDEFAALILHVNPDEASHVAAELRAAVHEVGREMTAEGRPNQLGASIGVATMTTDAEVEALVELADQRMYDEKRLAHEVESRANH; encoded by the coding sequence TTGAAGGACGACAACTGGTCAGGCGCTGAGCGCGCAAGGCGGATCGCGGCGCTCGGCGTGCTCCTGATCGCGGCGAGCATGCTCGGCGCGACGCTCGCGGGACTCGACGTGCGCACGCGCAACCTGGCGCCGATGTCGCCGGTCACGTGCGTCGGCTTCATCGCTGCGGCGATCGGCGCGGGCGCGCTCCCCCGGCGGCACCGCCTGGCCGTCGGCGCGGGGCTGCTCACGGCGCTCACGGGCGCCGCGGGGATGCTCGACTCGGCGCTGGACAGCGGCCGCTGGATCAACCGCGCCGTCTTCGACACCGACGCCGCGATCTCGGTGTTCACGGCCACCGCCCTCGTCCTGATCGGCGCCGCGATCACGCTCCACGGCCGCGGTTGGGTGGTCACGCGACGCCTGGCGTTCGCCGCCGGCGCGATCGGCGCGGCCGCGGTCATCGGCTTCCTCCTCGGCGTGCCGTACTTCTATGGCGGTTCGCGCTTCATCCAGATGAGCTGGCAGGCGGCGCTGTGCACGGTGCTGATCTCGCTCGCGATCATCTGGTCCCATCCGAGCGGCCAGTTCTTCTCGGACACGCTCAGCGGCCGCTTCGCGCGCCGCACCGTGCCGGCCGTCCTCGGCATCCCGATCGTCTCCGGCGCGCTCGCCACCGCCGTCGCCCGGGCCGGGTGGTGGGAGTGGAGCGTCGCCGCCTGGGTGATGACGCTGACCGCGGTGGGCGGGCTCGCGTTCGTCGTCGCGATGGCGGTCAAGCGGCTCGAGGAGGACGACCGCCGCCTCACCGAGCTCGCGATCCGCGACCCGCTGACCGGCGCCTACAACCGCCGCCACTTCCTCACGCAGGCCGAGAACGCGGCCGCCCGCGCGCGCCGCTACGGCGAGTCCGCGGCGATCGCGGTCATCGACCTGGACCGCTTCAAGGCGGTCAACGACCAGTGGGGCCACGCGGCGGGCGACGAGGCCCTCACCCGCATCCACCGCGCCCTGCGCGCGCGGCTGCGCTCCAGCGACGTGCTCGGCCGGATCGGCGGCGACGAGTTCGCGGCGCTGATCCTGCACGTGAACCCGGACGAGGCGTCGCACGTCGCGGCGGAGCTGCGCGCGGCCGTGCACGAGGTCGGCCGCGAGATGACCGCCGAGGGCCGGCCGAACCAGCTCGGCGCGAGCATCGGCGTGGCGACCATGACCACGGACGCCGAGGTCGAGGCGCTGGTCGAGCTCGCCGACCAGCGCATGTACGACGAGAAGCGTCTAGCTCATGAGGTCGAGAGCCGCGCCAACCACTGA
- a CDS encoding NUDIX hydrolase produces the protein MAQHGPEPGTILNESGVPTEPRQAATVIVVRGGADRLELLMAQRTPKARFMGGAWVFPGGAVDAHEGTGDAAHRAAAVREVSEEVGITLPDPAALVPFARWITPPEVSIRFDTYFFIAVAPEGAEIEIDGQEIVDARWFEPGRALEGAEAGELLMVFPTIKNLERIARFKSADALVEWASAREVRPVQPRVEGQGEAARIVLDDEDDV, from the coding sequence ATGGCGCAGCACGGTCCCGAGCCCGGCACGATCCTCAACGAGAGCGGCGTTCCCACCGAGCCGCGCCAGGCCGCGACGGTGATCGTCGTCCGCGGCGGCGCCGACCGGCTCGAGCTCCTGATGGCGCAGCGCACCCCCAAGGCGCGGTTCATGGGCGGCGCCTGGGTCTTCCCCGGGGGCGCGGTCGATGCGCACGAGGGCACCGGCGACGCCGCCCACCGCGCGGCGGCCGTGCGCGAGGTGTCCGAGGAGGTCGGGATCACGCTGCCCGACCCCGCCGCGCTCGTCCCGTTCGCGCGCTGGATCACGCCGCCCGAGGTGTCGATCCGCTTCGACACGTACTTCTTCATCGCGGTCGCCCCCGAGGGTGCCGAGATCGAGATCGACGGCCAGGAGATCGTCGACGCCCGCTGGTTCGAGCCGGGCCGCGCGCTCGAGGGAGCGGAGGCCGGCGAGCTGCTGATGGTCTTCCCGACGATCAAGAACCTCGAGCGGATCGCTCGGTTCAAGAGCGCCGACGCGCTGGTCGAGTGGGCGTCGGCCCGCGAGGTCCGGCCGGTGCAGCCGCGCGTCGAGGGTCAGGGCGAGGCCGCCCGGATCGTCCTCGACGACGAAGACGACGTGTAA
- a CDS encoding rubredoxin — protein MSTDTDRQWICESCGFIYDPEEGDPDGGIDEGTAFEDIPKDWYCPVCGARKADFSPFEG, from the coding sequence ATGAGCACGGACACGGACCGGCAGTGGATCTGCGAATCCTGCGGCTTCATCTACGACCCGGAGGAAGGCGATCCCGACGGCGGGATCGACGAGGGCACCGCCTTCGAGGACATCCCGAAGGACTGGTATTGCCCTGTCTGCGGTGCCAGGAAAGCGGACTTCTCCCCGTTCGAAGGCTAG
- a CDS encoding spermidine synthase, whose product MTALESRGAERRLRLPLEALVFAVGLSTLGAEIAATRLLAPFFGTSTVIWANTIAVVLLALSAGYKLGGTLADRRPSPYALCVCVLVGSALLAVVPFIAHPFLSLSVDAFDTVSVGAFAASLFGTLVLVAVPLLLLGTVSPWATRIKLDSVDEAGSVSGRLYAISTVGSLIGVFFVALWSIEAIGSQRTFLVLALLPALVAAVSIFDPRALVVPVVLGAALLIPPGTTKPPEDGDRVLYERETPYQYARVIEQEDGDRLLELNEGQAIHSLWRRDTVLTGGYWDGFLTMPFATGSGRPPARIAALGTAAGTVPRAYAQYYPETVIDAVDIDPELFKIGHRYFGLQARPQLREHTQDARPFLRQNEGPYDAIFVDAYRQPYIPFYLTTKEFFELVRSRLAPGGSVIVNIGHPNDSPALEEAMSATMGAVFKHVVRDPIRSQNSLVMASDTPLTAGGIANAPVSSDLQTLAQDSAARLEGPLRGGTVFTDDRAPVEWLIDASIVSYAAEENR is encoded by the coding sequence GTGACAGCCCTCGAGTCCCGGGGCGCTGAGCGGCGCCTCCGGCTTCCGCTCGAGGCGCTCGTCTTCGCCGTCGGCCTCTCGACCTTGGGGGCCGAGATCGCGGCGACGCGCCTGTTGGCGCCGTTCTTCGGGACCTCGACGGTCATCTGGGCGAACACGATCGCGGTGGTGCTGCTGGCGCTCTCGGCGGGCTACAAGCTCGGCGGGACGCTGGCCGACCGGCGGCCGTCGCCGTACGCGCTGTGCGTGTGCGTGCTGGTCGGCTCCGCGCTGCTGGCGGTCGTGCCGTTCATCGCGCACCCGTTCCTGTCGTTGAGCGTCGACGCGTTCGACACCGTCTCGGTCGGCGCGTTCGCGGCCTCGCTGTTCGGCACGCTCGTGCTGGTGGCGGTGCCGCTGCTGCTGCTCGGCACGGTGTCCCCGTGGGCGACGCGGATCAAGCTCGACTCGGTCGACGAGGCGGGGTCGGTCTCCGGCCGGCTGTACGCGATCTCGACGGTCGGCTCGCTGATCGGCGTGTTCTTCGTCGCGCTGTGGTCGATCGAGGCGATCGGCTCCCAGCGCACGTTCCTCGTGCTTGCGCTGCTGCCCGCGCTCGTCGCGGCGGTGTCGATCTTCGACCCGCGCGCGCTGGTCGTCCCGGTCGTGCTCGGCGCGGCGCTGCTGATCCCGCCCGGCACGACGAAGCCGCCGGAGGACGGCGACCGCGTGCTGTACGAGCGCGAGACGCCCTACCAGTACGCGCGGGTGATCGAGCAGGAGGACGGCGACCGGCTGCTCGAGCTCAACGAGGGCCAGGCGATCCACTCGCTGTGGCGCCGGGACACGGTGCTGACCGGCGGCTACTGGGACGGCTTCCTGACGATGCCGTTCGCGACCGGCTCGGGCCGCCCGCCGGCGCGGATCGCGGCGCTCGGCACCGCGGCCGGGACGGTGCCGCGGGCGTACGCGCAGTACTACCCGGAGACCGTGATCGACGCGGTCGACATCGACCCCGAGCTGTTCAAGATCGGGCACCGCTACTTCGGCCTGCAGGCGCGCCCGCAGCTGCGCGAGCACACGCAGGACGCGCGGCCGTTCCTGCGCCAGAACGAGGGTCCCTACGACGCGATCTTCGTCGACGCCTACCGGCAGCCGTACATCCCCTTCTACCTGACGACGAAGGAGTTCTTCGAGCTCGTGCGCTCGCGGCTCGCACCGGGCGGATCGGTGATCGTCAACATCGGCCATCCGAACGACTCGCCGGCCCTCGAGGAGGCGATGAGCGCGACGATGGGCGCGGTGTTCAAGCACGTCGTGCGCGACCCGATCCGGTCGCAGAACTCGCTCGTGATGGCTTCGGACACGCCGCTGACGGCGGGAGGGATCGCCAACGCGCCCGTGTCCTCGGACCTGCAGACGCTGGCGCAGGACAGCGCGGCGCGCCTCGAAGGCCCGCTGCGCGGCGGCACCGTCTTCACCGACGACCGGGCGCCGGTCGAGTGGCTCATCGACGCGTCGATCGTGTCCTACGCGGCGGAGGAGAACCGATGA
- a CDS encoding fused MFS/spermidine synthase, with protein sequence MSAATVTPAASRWGFVEIVKFVSGVTTLAAELAAARLIAPAFGASTVVWANTIAIALAALAIGYWLGGRLADRHPHERAMARGGLAGALMVALIPLVALPLLGATEDSLGEFGGSFLVQLVLVAPPLVVLGALTPWAIRLRVSSVAGAGDATGRLYALSTAGGLVGNFAAALALIPLVGTTWTFIIAAGLLAGVCLPRAWSSKPA encoded by the coding sequence ATGAGCGCCGCCACGGTCACCCCGGCGGCGTCGCGCTGGGGCTTCGTCGAGATCGTCAAGTTCGTCTCGGGCGTGACGACGCTCGCGGCCGAGCTCGCCGCGGCGCGGCTGATCGCGCCCGCGTTCGGAGCGTCGACGGTCGTCTGGGCCAATACCATTGCCATCGCCTTGGCAGCCCTGGCGATCGGCTACTGGCTCGGCGGCCGCTTGGCGGACCGCCACCCGCACGAGCGCGCGATGGCGCGTGGCGGGCTCGCGGGCGCGCTGATGGTCGCGCTGATCCCGCTGGTCGCGCTCCCGCTGTTGGGGGCGACCGAGGACTCGCTGGGCGAGTTCGGCGGTTCCTTCCTGGTGCAGCTGGTGCTGGTCGCGCCGCCGCTGGTCGTGCTCGGCGCGCTGACGCCGTGGGCGATCCGGCTGCGCGTGAGCTCGGTGGCGGGCGCCGGCGACGCGACCGGACGGCTCTACGCGCTGTCGACCGCCGGCGGGCTCGTCGGCAACTTCGCCGCCGCGCTTGCTTTGATCCCGCTCGTGGGCACCACCTGGACGTTCATCATCGCCGCGGGCCTGCTCGCCGGCGTCTGCCTTCCGAGAGCATGGTCCTCCAAGCCTGCCTGA
- a CDS encoding 3-keto-5-aminohexanoate cleavage protein — MVLQACLNGDRESGVPRTPEELGAEAVACVAAGAVSIHAHPRDPDGHETLEADHILAAVRALRPCGVELSLSTGLWITSGDVDARLRAVSGWTERPDLVSLNLSEEGWRELADVLIGHGIGIEAGVWTAADAEHLLSTGVQVRRVLVEPRSENADEAIAVADEIDAVLDAAGSTVPRLHHGVGPATWAVMDAAVPRGHDIRIGLEDVTTLPDGRPAPDNAALVVEAVLRYG, encoded by the coding sequence ATGGTCCTCCAAGCCTGCCTGAACGGCGATCGCGAGTCCGGCGTCCCGCGCACTCCGGAGGAGCTGGGCGCCGAGGCCGTCGCGTGCGTCGCCGCCGGCGCGGTCTCGATCCACGCGCACCCGCGTGACCCCGACGGCCATGAGACCCTCGAGGCCGATCACATCCTCGCCGCCGTCCGCGCGCTCCGCCCGTGCGGCGTCGAGCTCTCCCTCTCGACGGGGCTGTGGATCACCAGCGGTGACGTGGACGCGCGGCTCCGCGCCGTCTCCGGCTGGACCGAGCGGCCGGACCTCGTGTCGCTGAACCTCAGCGAAGAGGGCTGGCGCGAGCTGGCCGACGTGCTGATCGGCCACGGCATCGGCATCGAGGCCGGCGTCTGGACCGCCGCCGACGCCGAGCACCTGCTCTCCACCGGCGTCCAGGTGCGGCGCGTGCTGGTCGAGCCCCGCTCCGAGAACGCCGACGAGGCGATCGCGGTCGCCGACGAGATCGACGCGGTCCTGGACGCCGCCGGCTCCACCGTCCCGCGCCTGCACCACGGCGTCGGCCCGGCCACCTGGGCCGTGATGGACGCCGCCGTCCCTCGCGGCCACGACATCCGCATCGGCCTCGAAGACGTCACGACCCTCCCCGACGGACGGCCCGCGCCCGACAACGCGGCGCTCGTCGTCGAAGCGGTCCTGCGCTACGGCTGA
- a CDS encoding aminotransferase class I/II-fold pyridoxal phosphate-dependent enzyme produces MLDLEDRLDELNQLGLHQRMRMVSGPQGPRVVLDGRPVLLLCSGNALGLADHPKVRQAAADAAMRWGVGAGAARVSCGTMTLHKRLEERLATFTGQRTSLLFGSGAMANLGVIPALARRGEVVLHDELAHSSIVDGCRLSGAEVMPYRHADADHLAWTLRQCDGRATLIATDGMFGMDGDVAPLHEIVALARRYDVRVLVDEAHALGALGEDGRGAVAEAGLVGDVDVITGTLGKALGSYGGFVACDHVTARFLVHSARTLLHSTALPPVAAAAAMAALDLLEEQPRRVAKLRANAETLRDALAREGFDVSGAAAHVVPLVVGDAERAARMVDYALELGVFAEAVRPPAVPDGTARVRLSVMASHTREELREAATVMGRAALRAGFRPGFGVPVAAAQLAA; encoded by the coding sequence ATGCTGGATCTCGAGGACCGCCTGGACGAGCTCAACCAGCTCGGCCTGCACCAGCGCATGCGGATGGTCTCCGGCCCGCAGGGGCCGCGCGTGGTGCTCGACGGGCGGCCGGTGCTGTTGCTGTGCTCGGGCAACGCGCTCGGGTTGGCCGACCACCCCAAGGTCCGCCAGGCAGCCGCGGACGCGGCGATGCGCTGGGGCGTCGGCGCGGGCGCGGCCCGCGTCTCGTGCGGCACCATGACCCTGCACAAGCGCCTCGAGGAGCGGCTCGCCACCTTCACCGGCCAGCGCACCTCCTTGCTCTTCGGCTCGGGGGCGATGGCGAACCTGGGCGTCATCCCGGCGCTCGCCCGCCGCGGTGAGGTCGTCCTGCACGACGAGCTCGCCCACTCCTCGATCGTCGACGGCTGCCGCCTATCCGGCGCCGAGGTGATGCCCTACCGCCACGCCGACGCCGACCACCTCGCCTGGACGCTGCGCCAGTGCGACGGCCGCGCGACCCTGATCGCCACCGACGGCATGTTCGGCATGGACGGCGACGTCGCCCCGCTCCACGAGATCGTCGCCCTCGCTCGCCGCTACGACGTCCGCGTCCTCGTCGACGAGGCCCACGCCCTCGGCGCGCTGGGCGAGGACGGCCGGGGCGCGGTCGCCGAGGCCGGGCTCGTGGGTGACGTCGACGTGATCACCGGCACGCTCGGCAAGGCCCTCGGCTCCTACGGCGGCTTCGTGGCCTGCGACCACGTCACCGCCCGCTTCCTCGTCCACTCGGCGCGCACGTTGCTCCACTCGACAGCGCTGCCCCCGGTCGCCGCGGCGGCCGCCATGGCGGCACTGGACCTCCTCGAAGAGCAACCGCGCCGGGTGGCGAAGCTCCGCGCCAACGCCGAGACCCTCCGCGACGCCCTGGCCCGCGAGGGCTTCGACGTCTCCGGCGCCGCGGCCCACGTGGTCCCGCTCGTGGTCGGCGACGCCGAGCGCGCCGCGCGGATGGTCGACTACGCCCTTGAGCTGGGCGTCTTCGCCGAGGCCGTCCGCCCGCCGGCCGTGCCGGACGGCACGGCGCGGGTGCGCTTGTCGGTGATGGCCTCGCACACTCGCGAGGAGTTGCGCGAGGCGGCGACGGTGATGGGACGAGCCGCTCTGCGGGCCGGGTTCCGGCCGGGCTTCGGCGTGCCGGTCGCCGCGGCGCAGCTGGCCGCGTAG